Proteins encoded within one genomic window of Bradyrhizobium sp. AZCC 1719:
- a CDS encoding TetR/AcrR family transcriptional regulator → MRYSREHKQETHARIVKKASVRLREKGAHGIGVADLMKEAGLTHGGFYAHFDSREALVIEAFAYAMDRSVEHWRKIAAETPPEKRLSTIIDSYVSTVHRDDPGRGCAVTTLGAEIARESAKTRKAFAAKLEQLIDVIADQIPDVPRKTARRQAMGTLATMMGTLVMSRVAGSGELSDEILLAGRDAALTRAEAKPVAKKTRAKVN, encoded by the coding sequence ATGCGTTATTCGAGAGAGCACAAGCAGGAGACCCACGCACGGATCGTAAAAAAAGCCTCGGTGCGGCTTCGCGAAAAGGGCGCGCATGGCATCGGCGTCGCCGACCTGATGAAGGAAGCGGGCTTGACCCATGGCGGCTTCTACGCGCATTTCGATTCCCGCGAGGCGCTCGTCATCGAGGCTTTTGCCTATGCGATGGACCGCTCGGTCGAGCACTGGCGAAAAATCGCCGCTGAAACGCCGCCGGAGAAGCGGCTGTCGACGATCATCGATTCCTACGTCTCGACGGTTCATCGCGACGATCCCGGCCGCGGTTGCGCCGTTACGACGTTGGGTGCCGAGATCGCCCGGGAAAGCGCGAAGACGCGCAAGGCCTTTGCCGCCAAGCTGGAGCAGTTGATCGATGTGATCGCCGACCAGATTCCCGACGTGCCGCGCAAGACGGCGCGCCGGCAGGCCATGGGTACGCTGGCGACGATGATGGGCACCCTGGTGATGTCGCGCGTTGCCGGCAGCGGCGAACTGTCCGACGAAATTCTCCTCGCCGGCCGCGATGCGGCGCTGACGCGCGCCGAGGCGAAGCCGGTCGCGAAGAAGACGCGGGCAAAGGTGAATTGA
- a CDS encoding enoyl-CoA hydratase: MEMLNPHCGIDRDDRGVVRLAICNAGPLNILSSPVTDGVREGFERLASDKTIRAIILAGRSEKSMIGGADIKEMARLDQKSAEAFITRLRDLCEAVRHFPAPVIARLPGWCLGGGLEVAAACDFRIAAHDAKFGMPEVRVGIPSVIHAALLPRLIGWGRARWLVMTAENIDAPTALAWGLVDVVAKEGGLDAAVEHTVQALLECGPEALRSQKELLRQWEELPLTESVNLSVGIFGKSFLTGEPQRLMQGFLARKK, from the coding sequence ATGGAAATGCTCAATCCTCATTGCGGCATCGACCGCGACGACAGAGGCGTCGTTCGCCTCGCGATCTGCAATGCGGGCCCTCTCAACATCCTCTCCTCCCCCGTCACCGACGGTGTGCGCGAAGGGTTCGAGCGGCTCGCCAGCGACAAAACCATTCGCGCGATCATCCTCGCCGGACGGAGCGAGAAGAGCATGATCGGCGGCGCCGACATCAAGGAGATGGCGCGCCTCGACCAGAAGTCGGCGGAAGCCTTCATCACGCGGCTGCGCGACCTCTGCGAGGCCGTGCGCCACTTTCCGGCGCCGGTGATCGCACGGCTTCCCGGCTGGTGTCTCGGTGGCGGGTTGGAAGTCGCCGCCGCCTGCGATTTCCGGATTGCGGCCCACGATGCCAAATTCGGCATGCCGGAAGTGCGCGTCGGCATCCCCTCGGTGATCCATGCCGCGCTGCTGCCGCGGCTGATCGGGTGGGGCCGCGCCCGCTGGCTGGTCATGACGGCGGAAAATATCGACGCGCCTACCGCGCTCGCCTGGGGCCTCGTCGACGTGGTCGCCAAGGAAGGCGGGCTCGATGCCGCGGTCGAGCATACGGTGCAGGCGCTGCTCGAATGCGGGCCCGAAGCGCTGCGTTCGCAGAAGGAGTTGCTGCGGCAATGGGAGGAGCTGCCGTTGACCGAATCCGTCAACTTGAGCGTCGGCATATTCGGAAAGTCCTTTCTGACCGGCGAGCCGCAGCGGCTGATGCAGGGATTTCTCGCTCGGAAGAAATAG
- a CDS encoding MFS transporter translates to MISNWLSAALARRNIHYGWVMVAVTFLTALISAGTVGAPGVFIVPLQKEFGWTTAEISSALSIRFILFGLMAPFAAALMNRYGLRNVTLLALLIVVSGLVASLAMTQVWQLMLLWGVVIGLGTGMTALVLGATIAARWFVARRGLVVGILTASVATGQLAFLPLLASLTDTYGWRIALALVCVMLGVAAFAVLMIMRDRPSDVGLRPFGDEGTEPLPAPPANNTPIMAAALGTLRDASKSGVFWILFATFFICGASTNGLVQVHLIPMCLDFGIPQVQAASLLAAMGIFDFVGTIASGWLSDRYDNRWLLFWYYGLRGLSLLFLPFSDFTLYGLSLFAMFYGLDWIATVPPTVRLTAQRFGAERANLVFGWIFAGHQLGAGVAAFGAGLSRTVLQTYLPAFFVAGALCVVAALIVLAISRPKAAVA, encoded by the coding sequence ATGATCTCGAATTGGCTTTCAGCCGCCCTCGCCCGCCGCAATATCCATTACGGCTGGGTGATGGTCGCCGTGACCTTCCTCACCGCCCTGATCTCCGCCGGCACGGTCGGCGCGCCCGGCGTCTTCATCGTGCCCTTGCAGAAGGAATTCGGCTGGACGACGGCGGAGATTTCTTCCGCGCTGTCGATCCGCTTCATCCTGTTCGGGCTGATGGCGCCCTTCGCTGCCGCGCTGATGAACCGCTACGGTCTGCGCAATGTGACGCTGTTGGCACTGCTGATCGTCGTCTCCGGCCTGGTGGCGTCGCTGGCGATGACACAGGTCTGGCAGCTCATGCTGCTGTGGGGCGTGGTGATCGGGCTCGGCACCGGCATGACGGCGCTGGTGCTGGGCGCAACGATTGCTGCACGCTGGTTCGTGGCGCGCCGCGGTCTCGTCGTTGGCATCCTGACCGCGAGCGTCGCCACCGGGCAGCTCGCCTTCCTGCCGCTGCTGGCGAGCCTGACCGATACGTATGGCTGGCGGATCGCACTGGCGCTGGTGTGCGTGATGCTCGGCGTCGCGGCCTTCGCCGTGCTGATGATCATGCGCGACCGGCCGAGCGATGTGGGCTTAAGGCCATTCGGCGACGAAGGCACCGAGCCGCTGCCGGCGCCTCCCGCAAACAACACCCCGATCATGGCAGCGGCGCTCGGCACGCTGCGCGATGCCTCGAAGTCGGGCGTGTTCTGGATCCTGTTCGCCACATTCTTCATCTGCGGCGCCTCTACCAACGGCCTGGTCCAGGTTCACCTGATTCCGATGTGCCTCGATTTCGGCATTCCGCAGGTGCAGGCGGCGAGCCTGCTGGCTGCGATGGGCATATTCGATTTCGTCGGCACCATCGCTTCCGGCTGGCTGTCGGACCGCTACGACAATCGCTGGCTCCTGTTCTGGTATTACGGGCTGCGCGGCCTGTCGCTGCTGTTTCTGCCGTTCTCCGATTTCACCCTCTACGGCCTGTCGCTGTTTGCGATGTTCTATGGACTCGACTGGATCGCAACCGTACCGCCGACGGTGCGGCTCACGGCACAGCGGTTCGGCGCGGAGCGCGCCAACTTGGTGTTCGGCTGGATTTTTGCCGGCCATCAGTTGGGGGCGGGTGTCGCGGCCTTCGGTGCGGGCCTGTCGCGGACGGTACTGCAGACCTATCTGCCGGCGTTCTTTGTCGCCGGTGCGCTCTGCGTGGTGGCGGCGTTGATTGTTCTGGCGATCTCGCGGCCGAAAGCGGCGGTGGCGTGA